The window AATGTCAGCCACATAGGCGGAATCCGTGACCAAATTGAAAGGTCCCTGGGAAAATCTCTCAAATGCCATAACAGCAGCCCTTAATTCAACCAATTGGGCTGATCCATCCTGATGACCTCCTAGAACCTGCCATTCAGATCCATCCTGCCAGGTAGCAATGGCCTTTCCAGTCTTCCCCGAGCCATCAGTGAAGACGGTGGGCCCTTGCACGGGTTCCTGACTATTTTTGGGCCGCAAAGAAATTTGTGTGGATTTCGCCACCTGCAGTAGCTTGTGGCTGGGCAGATGATAATTgatctgccctgaaaagtttTCCAGAGCACTTTGCAGGGATACACTGTGCGCAAAGCTCCAGTCAAAATCCTCCCAGGATACCGGGAGTGTGATCTCTGTGGGATCTGCGCCCATCAATTGCAAACACCGTTGCCAACATTTGATTATCAAGCAAGCAATTAGCTCAAACAATGCAGTCGCCGTCTGCTGCGGCCGATGGGGCAGGAAAACCCATTCCAGGATGTGCAAAGGATCAGACCATTTCTCATTCCATTGGCCAATGATGCCTGTGGGATGGGAATCTGGAGTGGCAATGAACAGAGTGACATCAACGGAAGGATCAATGTGATAAACCTGGCAAGCAGAAACAGCTTGCtgaacctcctccagcacctgacGTGCCTCAGGGGTCAACGTGCGAGGCAACTTTAAATCAGAGTCTCCCTTTAACAAATCAAACAGAGGAGACAGCTGTGCGTCGGTTAGTCCCAGGTACGGACGTAACCAAGTGATGACACCCATCAACTTCTGGGCATCCTTCAGTGTCTTCACTGAATGTACAaattgcacctcctggtgttGGATTGTCCGTTCCAGAATTTTGACccccaaatacttccaaggagGTTGTTGTTGAACCTTCTCTggagccacctgcagcccatgagaATGCAAAGCATCGAGCAACTGAGGCTGTATCCTCAGCAGCTCATCCTGGGTGGACGCAGCCACCAAAATGCTGTCCATATAGTGATAAAGATGGGCATCAGGAAACTGTGAACTCCAGACAAGGCACGGACCACGTACCATTGGCATATAGCAGGAGAGTTGTGCATGCCCTGGAGCAAAAATCTCCATTGATATCGCTGTGCGGGCTCAGCATTGTCGATTGCTGGCACCGAGAAGGCAAATTTCAGTTTGTCATTGGGTTGCAAAGGAATTGTAAAGAAACAATCCCTCAAATCCACAATGAGGATCGGCCAATCTGCAGGAAGCATGGTAGGCGATGGCATGCCTGCCTGCAATGTTCCCATGCTTTCCATCACGGCATTGACCTTTCGGAGGTCTTGAAACAACctccatttcccagatttcttctTGATGCAGAAGATAGGAGTGCTCCAGGGACTGGTAGAAGGCTCCAGATGACCCTGCTCCAACTGTTCCTGCACCAGGTTTCGAAGGGTGACTAATTTGTTTGAGGGAGGTTCCCAGATGGGTTTGTCCACCAGCCACTGTAAAGGAGGCACAGGACACTCTGCGCCCTTCATCGCAGTGGCCCCCATCAAAAATCCGTCCCGATGTGCACCCCCCACGTGGACAGAACATCCCTCCCCCAGAGGTTAACACTAGTTGAAGTAACGTGAGGCCAAATCACGgctgtctgtccctctgggtTCGCGatcagcacaggctgctggctcACGTAGCAACGCGCCGTTCCTCCCAGTCCTGCAAAAGGCGTCTCCACTGGATCCAAGGGCCACTCCAGGTGACAGGCAGCAAGGGAGAGAACTGTGACATCCGTGCCGCTGTTAAGAAGCCCACGGAGATGAATCTCTGGCAGCATTGCGCCAGGGACAGACAGAGTACACAGCATCTCGGGACGTTTTTTGGTCAGGACAGCAGACCAGTGAACTTGAGGCAGCCCAGTGGATCCAAAGCCGCCTTCACCTCCCGACTGATCCACTGTCCTGCAAACAGAAGACTTAAAAGGCACAAGTTGAGCAATTCGAGTCCCTTTTGGGATAGTGACGGGGGGTGGGTGTGGAGACCATGGCACAATCTGTCCCGTGAAATCTGCATCAATGAGCCCCATGTGCACAATGATGCCCTGAAGGGTGGCACTAGATGTCCCCATAAGGAGAGCACTCATGCCCTCACCCAAGGGACCAACGGCATCCAGGGGAACCTTATGGATTTTGCCAGAAGCTAAGACAACTCTTGCTTCCGTGCAGACATCAGCACCTGCTAAGCCATGGGTGCTGGCTGCAAGCCAGCTAAGCAGTCCTCCATTGGCACTGGGGCTTGGAGAGAAGCTTGTGTCTGGGCGTGTCTCCCCTTCGCGCTCTGCTTCCCGTTTCCTGAGCCAGGCAAAGCCTGGCCATTAGCATGAACAGTCGCCTTGCAGATATTTGCAGTGTGTTTCAGCCTTCCACACCAACCACACAAAAACAAGGGGGTTGTGTGACCTGCTGTACCTTCTTTCTCCGTTTCTTGCTGGCCTGAGCATTCCCCTGCTGTCgctgcctgccctgcagcatTATCCAGACCGACTGCACAGCAGTAGCCACGGCAGGTTGCACAGCAGTAGCCAAGGCAGCCATCTTATGACCTGAGGTGCCTACCTCTGCACAGGCCTCTGCCATCTGCGGGGCAGAAGGATCACCAGGAAGAGCCTCTATGATTCTCCTACGATCGGCATTGCAGTTACTTCTCACAAGGTGTTTAAGCAAAAGCTTCCTTGCCTCAGGAACGCCCACCTGCTTTTCCACAGGGGCAGATATCCTCTCTGCAAAGTGCAGAAACGACTCATCAGCTCCCTGGACAACAGTCACCAACGACCCCTTTGGAGCAGCCATTTCTATGGTCTGAACCAACGCTGCCACGCCTATCGTGTGACACTGGACCAGCACCAGGGGATCAAAACCAACCTGCCCACCAGGACCAGTATAGTTGCCAGTGCCCATCAATACATCGGTACTAACAACCCGCCTGGGATCCTGTTGACCCAGCGCAGTATTGTGAGCCACTGCTctggctgccagctcagcccatTTGGTCTCAAAAAGGTCATACTGCACAGGCTGGAACAGAATACAGGCCAAACTCCTAATATCAGAAGGGGTCAAGGTGTCAGCCGCAAGTACCCTAAGCAGCTTCATAACTTCAACAGACCCCAGACCATATTTTCCAACCCTATCACCGAGTTCCATCAGAGCCTTCCACGATAAGAGCTGATGGGTGTTAACCGCACCTCTGATCACAGGGAACGCCTGGAAACCAGCCAGTAAGGGACCATTACCTGCTGCGTCCCATCCCGTGGgccccacagggacagggacagatgCCTGGGAGTCGGCTCGACACCACGCGATGTCGCGCCCGCTGCAGCATCAGCAGGGCCAGAACTCCCATCTCCGCAATCCGGGAGGCCACGCTCAGGGGGAGAAGCAATCGTGTCATCAACCTCATCTCTGACCCCCCGCCAGAATCGCCCGTGCTCTCTTGGATGCACGGTGACCTGACACGGAGGGAGAGTCCATAGAGCTGCAGAGgaacccccagccccccagcacGGTCCCGGCAAAGCACAggtctcccgccggccgcggcaTCATTTGCGGCAAATTCGAACaccgcagcgcccgcagccaCTGCAGCGCCAGTATCCACGTGTTATAGGTATATATGATAATTTGTGCAAATAAAATTGTCATATATTTTATAGTTATGTACTGTTAAGGTATACTCTTATAAGAAGTTTTAAAACGCACAAGCCAGTGACAGGGATTGCAACACAATGTCGGAACCACCTGGACAAGGGAGGGAGAACTTCATTTACAATCAAATGAACGTGGCCAGCCCCCAGATGGATCCTCCATCAAGGTGATCCGAGGAACACCTGGACGATGAATACTCGATAAATATCTGAGATTGAGATAGCCGGAGCCATCGGGGAGATACATCTCAATACCGGATTTCTGCTCATCACTCCGGACAACTCGCCACAGAGAaagaactccacatgaatatgTGCAgtctgaaaaggaagaaaaggaactCTGCCTCGGGCAGGAAAAATCATATAAAAATCACTCAGACAGGACAGTAGGCATGAAGCATAGGAGACCCTTTGCTGTAGTAgtcagacctgtgtctcacccagcactgatacccgggctcggcactgccTTTTTTTGGATAgtggcttttttgttgttattctctaaatttttatttggaCCAATCcataaatttaattaataaattggagcattcatttatgaCACACGGGAGGGACGGGCGGCGGAGTCGGCCCAGCCCGCTCCCTGGCCCCCCTCACTGCCGGCGGGGGGAGAAGGCCGCCGGGCACGGCCCCCAAAAGGCTGCCGCCCGTAACGGGAAGCCCCACCGCCGGCACCGCCGCACACGAAAGTCGGGCCACGACCGAAAGTCGGGCCATGACCCGCGCCCGGCAGCTTCCCCCGCCCGGCCTGCACACCAGGCTGCGCTGGCTCAGAAGTGGCCAGTGATGCTGGCCTCGGGCTAGAGGGCGGCGAGGGATCGGCTGagcccggcccccccgcgcccAGAGGAAATGTAGTGGACACGCCACAGTTCGGACAAAGCGTTCTCACCGAATCCTGTTCAAACAGAGGCGGAGGCTGAGCCCGGGGCTCCCCGCCGTGCTCCAGGGCCGGAAAGGCACAGAGGGACGGCGAATCCCGCCCGCTCCGCCGCTCCTGCAGCGCTAGGACAGGCAGGGTTGGCCTGGCCGCTTCCGAGGGTCCCGCGGGGACCCAGTTCCTGGCCGCTCGAATCCAGCCGGCCAAGGGACCGGCCCACCGCGGGAGAGCTAGATCCGTCACGCAGCGCAGCCTTCCAggggaaaagtggggggaaaTTCCCGCCTCCCCCTCCGAAAAGCCCTCAGCATCCCTCAGCACCGAACCGGGGCTTTAGGGGTGTCACGATCCGCTCGTGCGGGGTGTCTGGTTCGTTaactgatcccaaaagtgcaaaaaggcaaacggCAGGGGACCATCagtttaatcacaacaaatgcacaaATACTGACAGCAAATACGATAGaggggacagaaaaggaaataaaggatagagagaaaagaggggaaaggggaattaTAGCTACCACTGTCGAGATGAGATCCTCAATGGTCCAGCCACATGGATTCGCCGTCGTGCATGGTGGTTAACCAAAGTCTTCCCAAAAAGTTACAGTTTATACAGTCCTTAGCCAAAGCGAGTGGCATCTGGCCAGAAGGTAGGCCAGATTGATGGGCCATTGTGAAGAGCCCCTTGGTCTGTGGAGCAGGTGCTGGCACGCAGGGACGAGCCACCGCTGGTCACAGCCTGCAGGAATGCAGTGTTCTGTAGGAGCACAGCGAGCGCAGCTGCTGACAGTCACTGGGCAAGCGTCTGcatccacctcagccaggccagagctcctgtcAGGGTCTGCAGGGCCCTTGCGACAGTCATGAGGTAAATGAAGGAAACTTCAGACTGTCTCTCACACTGGGGGACTCCGACCCCTGCAACAGCCGGATGCGTTTCCAGAGCAGAAGCAACCGCACAGAACCTGCACTGTAACCCTCAGCAGCGAGAAAGTCCCCAGGGTGCTCCCCCAAGCCAGACCACACCTCCTTAGATAACGCCTCCTCCGggtcagaaaaaaacccccGTTCCCTTCCCCAGAGGAACAGGGACTCAAATCCCAGCCACGAGAAAGACACCCCGCTCCATTCCAGGACATCTTTCCAGCTGTCCAGCACCAGGGCGACAACCACAACACCCACAGAAGCGGCCGAGCCCGCTTGGGCTGCAGTCAGGGCCGGGAGAGAGAGGGTTAATCAAGACGTCACCCACAGGTGTGGGTCACACGCGGCGCCACCAGATGTCGCTGTTGGACACGAAATGAGCACACAGAGGCTCCGTAAGGTcaaaggagaagagagagaaagttTTATTCCAACATCTGGCATTTctagaattccaaaggtgaccgtgggttggaggatggaattaccacctctccaaccacactggtccaaagatcagTCAAGCATTTCcctccacccacagagaaagATGGAAACTGTTCCATTTTCACATGAAGTTGTGTGGGacctctgactctcaaatatgtaaacattatcagaaggctaaagaagttttatgagaactttaaaactttcaaaagaactataaagaaaacactttttaaaaatcagggcaacactCAGACTTatgcatgtcctttgaagggggGAGTGTGGCATTCACATGCCCTCTGGACACAGAGAGACTTGgctttctcaggatttctcctgagcgaagcagagaaaagaggaTAAAAACAATTCTAATCtcacttgctgctgctgttgttgtgcccatgtggaatgtggtcTGGAGATTGTTTCCCCAAGGTGATTGCTGGATTGGATTCTGGCGATGGTTGTTTGGATTCATGACCAATTGGATCCACAGCTGTGCCGGGACTCTGGGCAGAGTCACGGGTTTTTCCAGTTAGTGAGTGATAGTTCTTGTTAGTGAATATAGTGTAATATAGTtatagtataataaagtaattaattagccttctgaTATCACGGAGTTCTGTGCACCATTCTTCCCAGACTTCGGGCATGGTAGCACCGATATCCCCCTTGCTTATGCATATGCAGAGAGCctcatgcatattcattttaCTGGTTTCAGTTTCAAGTTGCAATCAGTTTTTATCAGTTTTTATCGGTCCTTGCCCTTTGTGCAGACAGCTCTCAGTCACCCTCAGCCTTTGCCCCAACAAAGGGGCCCCCGCTTATCTTGGCAGTTTGAATTTTTGAATTCCTTCTCAGTTTGAGTTTTTGAATTCCTTCTCTCCACTTATCCTGGGAGTTTGAATTTTCTAATTCCTTCTCTCCATTTATCTTCGGCGTTTGAATTTTCGAATTCCTTCTCAGTTCAaattttttaattccttctccCTGCTTATCTTGTGAGTTCGAATTTTCGAATTCCTTCTCTGGCCGAGGTCATTCTGCCAGCACaagtttttgatttttctctcttgtgaGAAGGGGGAGCCTTGATGAGCCTTAACGAGCACAGATGAGCTCGTTACAGGCTCAGAACTTCTCCCCTGAATCTGGAACGGATTTTGTAGGAGGACGGTGGGTAGGATGGTTGGGAAGGACAGAGACAAGAGATCTCTGAAGCCAGGGCTTGGAACCCGGGTTTATTGCAAAGGGGCAATAAACTTTTATATTGCCCTGTTTGTATTGGCAGGGGCCCTGTTTGgggctgccagctgcagctccgAGCAGGCCTGTAAGAGAGACCCGAAAGAGAGAGGAGTTCCCGTTACAATACCATAAATCTTCTGTGCTGAATATTCTAATTTTCACTAACCAATCCAGTACAGGATACAAATCCTATAGCATTTGCATACAGCCTATAAGAATCATGACATTACCATACTGTGTTACATTTTAAACCCTACAAACTTCTCTTTGGACCCCTTCTGCCAAGCCAGTAGGGTCTGCTCTGACCCTTGGAGCTGTCTGCAAGCAGAGGGTGTTGTTTCATCAAAAGGGGATTACTTTTAGCTGGCCACGCCACTGTTTTCCAGTTGTCGAGTAACCAAGGTTTGCCATCTCAAAGCTTGATTTCATTTCCATCTCACGTATCGTTTCCATATTCTCAGAATCCTTTGCCAGGCAATCGCATTGATGAGGCTTTCCTGTTTCACCTTCCCTTCAGCCGGCCATGCCATTGTTTTCCAGTTGTCCAGTAACCAAGGTTTGCCATCTCAGAGcttttttcatttccatctcAGTTGTCGTTTCCACATTCTCAGAagcttttgccaggcaatcgCATTGATGAGATTCCCCGTTTCACCTGCCCCGGCAGGATTTCTGTCCCGCTCAATTCCCGCTCTGTCCCGCAGGGCCGCGAGTTCCGCGCGCACCGCGCCGTGCTGGCCGCGTCCTCGCCCTTCTTCCACGACCAGCTGTTCTTGAAGAACCTGGACTCCATCGAGCTGCCCGGCGTCATGGACCCCGCGGCCTTCGCGCTGGTGCTGGGCTGCGCCTACACCGGGCGCCTGTCCATGGCCCGCGGGGACCTGCTCAGCTTCCTGACGGTGGGCAGCGTGCTGCAGATGTGGCACATCGTGGACAAGTGCACCGAGCTGCTGCGGGagggccgcgctgccgagccgCCCGCTTCCTCCTCGTCCTCATCATCCTCGTCATCttcatcatcctcctcctcctcctcgcggCTGCTCTCCAGCCGCGCCAGCGACAGCCAatcccccagcagcaccaacGCGCTGCTCCCGGCGCCGCTGCCCGAGCTCCctaggaggaggaggaggatgaggaggatgaggagccaGTAGGGGTGGAGCGCCgggaaaatccgggaattccCGGTGGGAATGAGCTCGGGGAGGGTGGGAAAGGGAGCGTGGGAGAGGGGGGGGAGCCCGGCCGGGAAAATTCGGGAATGGGACCCGGGAATAgctgggaaaatttgggaatgggACCCGGGAATAgctgggaaaatttgggaatgggatctgCGAGGGGCCAGGGCGCCTGGAGCAGCGAGGGGATTCATGGAATTCCGCAGGGAAATGAAGGAATTCTGCATGGAAATCAGGGAATTCTGCACGGAAGTGAGGGAATTTCACATGGACATGAGGGAATTCTGCACAGGACCGGTCGGAATTTCACACAGAAGCGAAGGAATTGGGGGAATTTCGCCTGTAAATGAGGGAATCCTGCAGGGAAGTGGGTGGATCCCACGTGGAACTGAAGGAATTGTGCACAGAACCGGCAGAATTTCACGCAAAAACGAGGGAATTTTAACTGGAATCAGAGGAATTGAGCACAAAACCTCAGGAATTTACACAGAACCGGCAGAACTTCACACAAAGATTCGGGGATTTCGACCAGAACCAGCAGGATTCCGGACTGAACTGAGGGGATTTTGACCAGGACCGGCAGAATTTCGCACGAAAATTCGGGAATTTCGCCCAGACCCGCCCGAATCACGAATCCCAGAGCCGCCTGCAGAGGCGGATCCCAGCCCCTCGCAGCCCTCACCTGCCGCCCAGGTGAGCTTGTGCGGCTCGGCCAAGGTGTTCGCGTGCCACTGCGGGAAGGCATTCTCACACCGCAGCACGCGCGAGCGGCGCGTGAACAAGCACCTGGACCTGCGGCCCTTCACCTGCGCGCAGGGGCGCCAGCGCTTCAGGATGAAACATCACCTGACGGAGCACATGGAAACCCACACCGGGCTGCGGCCCTACACCTGCAGCACCTGTGAGCGCACCTTCATGTGGAGGGACAGCTTCGTCAGGCACCGGGGCACCTGTGCGGGGACagctggcacacctgggcgcaGGTACTGTCACACCTCAGTGACACCTGGCAtacctgagtgacacctgagtgacacctggcacacctgagtgacacctggcacacctgagtgacacctggcacacctgggcacaggtactgtcacacctgggcaggtgcagggacagctccgtgTGACACGGGGCCACCTGTGCCAGGTcagcagggacacgggggaGGGGCATGGGCAGGGGACAGGTGCGCTGTGACAGCTGGGAAAGATGGGGACAGGTGATGTCACACCTGGGAACAGGCGAtgtcacacctgggcaggtgatgtcacacctgggcaggtgatgTCACACCTGGGTGCCACCATAAGAGGACATAAGTGCCACCAGGTCCCTGACtcgtcccctgtcccctcatcAGCTGTCCCCACCACCCAAGCTGCTGGAGGCAAAGGTGGTTGTGGTGGCCACCCTGGGCGAGCTGCTGGCCACCCTGAGAGAACTGATGGCCACCGTGGCCAGGCCGAACAGGACGTGCTGCTGGCCGTGTCCCCAGAGTTCCTGCGGGTGGCTGTGGGGATCTTGATCTTTCACCTCCAGGACGCCCTGCGCCACTactgtgtcccctccctgggccactgccctgtcccctccctgggctggaCCCTGGCCAAACTCGGGGGCACCCCAGGGACCACCTGGGCCTGTGTGAAAGCCCTGACCACCGCCTGGCAGCGTGTGCTGGACAGGCTCATGGACAGCGGGgcccaggtggccaaggagGCCACCAAGCTCCAcgacacctgcagggatgcgGCCatcaggagggagcagctgctggagctgtacCTGTGGCTGCTGGGGGACTTGGTGGCCGCGTGTGACGAAGCCACCGCAttcccccaggagctgcagcgcCGGATTGGGGACATCGAGTTAGCCCTGGAGGGGACAACAAAGGTGTCCCCTGATTTCCCTGCGGCCTTGGTGGCCACGGTGGCCAAGGCCGAGCAGCTGTGGGAGGCCAGTGCCCGACTGACCACACGtcacctgctggggacacttggggacatcaACAGCCTCTTCTTCTGTCCCTCTCCTGGCCACAGTGGCCACACGGTGGCCGAGCAGTGCCAAAGAGCCACCAAGACAtcccaaggctgctgtggaTAGAGCAACATCACCACTGGGCTGCCATGGGGCCGGGGTCACCTCTGCAGAGACTCGGGGACATTCTGAGGACACTTTGGgagcacttggggacactttgggaaGGTGTGTGGCGACGCTGGTGGGGGCGGGGGGGTGAACGAGCCTCCCCTCAGTGCTTTGCAGGAGACCCAGCTGTGATTtgggggccgggggggccccAGGCAGCCCCCACTGTTGAGCACTGACCCTGCCCCGGGGGgcactgggaccccccaaaaaccgcACCTGCACCCCCTTCAGTGCCCCCACCCCCCCTCACCGGGCACTGGGACGAGTGGAGACCCCCCCTCTCGGTTTTCTGGTGGTCGAGATGACCCTGAGATTGTGAAAAGTCCTTttctcccagcccatgcagccaaaggaggagtcGGGATGCGTAGCTTTGCTTCTCAAGGtcgtttattttctcttatccaTAACATGCTTTGtccgctctgctgagctctgtcgGGCAGGTCGGGTCTGTGGCAgcctccctgccctcagggcggtgtttGCCTTTTACACTAAAAAGTACCTGTACtgtgtttacaataacgtgccaacACCTATCATTCATGTTGCACACTGTGACTCTACCTTCAACCAAGAGAAAAGTGTCACCaccacagcaagacatggagggcaagaagaaggagaagaaggtcaggacacacccaaatccctccatcttgtcccatTGAACCCTTTATTTTAAAaccctaaaattctactttttcaccctgtgttaattcaccTACCACCCTACTCAAACCCtcgtggcttgtaattcctcatacaacgTTGGCAGTTTTCTCCAGGGGCTAAAACCAAAGCCACAGGCGTTCTTGACAccgtgccaaggtctccgagccccctgccaggggctcgagccatccagggcagccagagggatgtcctggattcCGACACTTCCAGTCACCGAGCACCGGGACCCCCCGTGCACTGCCTCACCCCGTTAGATGACCCCCCTTAAAATGCTGGGACCCCTCCTGATCCATGAGCCCCCCCCAGTGCAACAGGACCCCCCACTCACTGCCCCTCCCCCATCCATGGGAACCCTCCCAAatcacagcagcacaaggagaagAAGCCAAAACCATCCCCTCAGCCAACGGGGATCACCAGGACCACggatcaccagggctctgaacaacaggggtcactggggatcatccagcccggatcctcccatgggggatggagctggtgCAGCCCACGAAACTCTTCCCTCACTCCCTTCCCTCACTGGGGGCACTCCCAGGACGTCCCTTagtggtgcctccgttggtgtttgGTCAAGGTTGAGCTcgtggagaagctcttcccacactccccacactcgtagggcctctccccagtgtggatgcgccggtgcctTGTGAGGCTGGAGTTGCggttgaagcccttcccgcagtcggggcagcggaagggcctctcctctgtgtgaatccgctcatGTAGGAGGAGattggagctggtctgaaacctcttcccacacctcccacactcgtagggcctctctccagtgtggatgcgctggtgtgttcccagggcagagctctgcccaaagctcttcccacattccaagcaggtgtagggccgttccccggtgtggatcacctggtgctcgatcaggtgggagctgcaaCGGActccctgcccacattccaagcacttgtggggCTTCTCTCTGCCATGAGCCTTCTCCAGAAGCTCCGTGCTCCGGCTGGATCTCTGGctgccttcctggctcaggggggctctttcctccccacagctccctgggctggggttgcagcccctcctcctgcaggatctccggggcttttcctcctcctccatccagccacgccctgggaatgacaaatcctggtttggggaaaaaagaagaggagagCAACATGGAGTGGAGGTTCCTCATAGCCCAAGTTCATCTCAAGAAGTCACTGGGAATCTTGTGTCTGTGagaacctccaaaacaccaagagTCAGTCCAAAAATCCTGTAGACTTCCAGACACAGatcaaaaacaccccaaacctcacaagtcagcaaaaacctcctccaaaagataaagattcagctgccacataaaaccaaagcaccaacatttagcccaagcaagctcagaaacaccaagattcaccccgtgaaaatcctggatccccctccacagtcacctgctgcatgtggggggagcagcgctcctggggctggggggaggctgcagatacagggaggggtggaaccTTGTGGTGCtccctgtttctgctcctcctcctgtgtctctgctcttcctcacactcctcttcctcctgatattcctccttctcctgcacaatcccaccttctcctgccacgtccatcctttgaccattttgttcctcaaccctgcttctccctcccttctcctcctgcccccaggcccagcacccactgccggctccctcttccccccagacccacagcatcccagcgcaggggcagggatggagctggggcaggtcgggctggggcagcgctgggctctcgGCCGCTTCCACCCGCACtcggtccccactgcagccgctcccgccaggacagcgcgggggggcccggccttggcgctgccccactcccacct of the Anomalospiza imberbis isolate Cuckoo-Finch-1a 21T00152 chromosome 36, ASM3175350v1, whole genome shotgun sequence genome contains:
- the LOC137464097 gene encoding zinc finger protein 3-like, whose product is MSPGSCGEERAPLSQEGSQRSSRSTELLEKAHGREKPHKCLECGQGVRCSSHLIEHQVIHTGERPYTCLECGKSFGQSSALGTHQRIHTGERPYECGRCGKRFQTSSNLLLHERIHTEERPFRCPDCGKGFNRNSSLTRHRRIHTGERPYECGECGKSFSTSSTLTKHQRRHH